From the Rhodoferax sp. WC2427 genome, one window contains:
- a CDS encoding glutaminase, whose protein sequence is MNFQAILDDIVADVRPLLGAQGQVASYIPALARVSPQQFGIALRTRDGLEAASGDFATPFSIQSMSKLFSLTLAMQHLGDALWQRIGREPSGNPFNSLVQLEHEQGKPRNPFINAGAIAVADRLLSHGDTVGSLLAMLSDLCTEAVHLDPEVARSEADTGFRNHAVANFMKSFGKLDNPVAAVLDLYFHQCAIRMSCQQMARAAGYLCRDGRHPHRDGVCVVTESQARRLNALMLTCGTYDAAGEFAYRIGLPCKSGVGGGIVAVVPDQLTLCVWSPALDASGNSLLGMHALELFAARTGLSIF, encoded by the coding sequence GTGAACTTCCAAGCCATCCTCGACGACATCGTTGCTGACGTGCGGCCCCTGCTGGGCGCGCAGGGCCAGGTGGCCAGCTACATCCCGGCGCTGGCCCGGGTGTCGCCGCAGCAGTTCGGCATCGCCCTGCGCACCCGCGACGGGCTGGAGGCGGCCAGCGGCGACTTTGCCACGCCGTTCTCCATCCAGAGCATGTCCAAGCTGTTCTCGCTGACCCTGGCCATGCAGCACCTGGGCGACGCGCTGTGGCAGCGCATCGGCCGCGAGCCCTCGGGCAACCCGTTCAACTCGCTGGTGCAGCTGGAGCACGAACAGGGCAAACCGCGCAACCCCTTCATCAATGCCGGAGCCATCGCCGTGGCCGACCGGCTGCTGTCGCACGGCGACACGGTGGGCTCGCTGCTGGCCATGCTGTCCGACCTGTGTACCGAGGCCGTGCACCTCGACCCCGAAGTGGCCCGCTCCGAGGCCGACACCGGCTTTCGCAACCACGCGGTGGCCAACTTCATGAAAAGCTTCGGCAAGCTCGACAACCCGGTGGCCGCCGTGCTGGACCTGTACTTCCACCAATGCGCCATCCGCATGAGCTGCCAGCAAATGGCCCGCGCCGCTGGCTACCTGTGCCGCGACGGCCGCCACCCCCACCGCGACGGCGTCTGCGTGGTTACCGAAAGCCAGGCCCGCCGCCTCAACGCCCTGATGCTGACCTGCGGCACCTACGACGCCGCGGGCGAGTTCGCCTACCGCATCGGCCTGCCCTGCAAAAGCGGCGTCGGCGGCGGCATCGTCGCCGTGGTGCCCGACCAGCTCACCCTGTGCGTCTGGTCACCGGCGCTGGATGCCAGCGGCAATTCGCTGCTGGGGATGCATGCGCTGGAGCTGTTTGCGGCGCGCACCGGCTTGTCTATTTTTTAG
- a CDS encoding LysR family transcriptional regulator translates to MDVFDSMRVYVQAVEKGSLSAAATACGISATMAGNHLRTLEKRLGMQLLQRTTRRQHLTAFGEDYYARCKEILRLVAETDAQAQNLQLAPAGKLRISAPVSFGTEALVPALSVYLARYPEVSVDVALCDRVVDLVEEGFEAAIRIGPLPDSALIARPLAPYRLMICASPEYLARRGTPATPEDLGQHECLSFSPAALVHWRLTDTQDTICRVPVSGRLQVNNGQALRVAALHGLGIVLQPAILLQADVQAGRLVQLFATHTLPSRPMSVVYLPDRYRSPKLRSFVDFLVERFS, encoded by the coding sequence ATGGACGTGTTTGACAGCATGCGGGTCTACGTACAGGCGGTGGAAAAGGGCAGCCTCAGCGCAGCTGCCACGGCCTGCGGCATTTCGGCGACCATGGCGGGCAACCACTTGCGCACGCTGGAAAAGCGCCTTGGCATGCAGCTACTGCAGCGCACCACCCGCCGCCAGCACCTCACGGCTTTTGGCGAGGACTACTACGCGCGCTGCAAGGAAATCCTCCGTCTGGTGGCCGAGACCGATGCGCAGGCGCAGAACCTGCAATTGGCACCCGCAGGCAAGCTGCGCATCAGCGCGCCCGTGAGCTTTGGCACCGAAGCCCTGGTACCGGCCTTGTCGGTGTACCTGGCGCGTTACCCCGAGGTGAGCGTGGACGTGGCCCTGTGCGACCGCGTGGTCGACCTGGTGGAGGAGGGCTTTGAGGCGGCGATCCGCATCGGCCCGCTGCCAGACTCGGCGCTGATCGCCCGGCCGTTGGCACCCTACCGGCTGATGATTTGCGCATCGCCCGAGTACCTGGCTCGCCGCGGCACACCGGCTACGCCCGAGGACCTGGGCCAGCACGAATGCCTGTCGTTCTCGCCCGCCGCCCTGGTGCATTGGCGCTTGACGGACACGCAAGACACCATCTGCCGCGTGCCGGTTTCGGGTCGCCTGCAGGTCAACAACGGGCAGGCACTGCGGGTGGCGGCCCTGCACGGCTTGGGTATCGTGTTGCAGCCGGCGATTCTGCTGCAGGCCGACGTGCAGGCTGGCCGTCTGGTGCAATTGTTTGCCACCCATACGCTGCCCAGTCGGCCGATGAGCGTGGTCTACCTGCCGGACCGTTACCGCTCGCCCAAGCTGCGCAGCTTTGTGGATTTTCTGGTCGAGCGGTTCAGCTAG
- a CDS encoding NAD(P)-dependent alcohol dehydrogenase: protein MHAIQLTAHSLSAFQSTELPDPQAGHGEVLVRMRAATLNYADVAVATGAFPGASFPMVPVADGAGEIAALGAGVSGWAVGDRVVPHFMPGWQDGPMAPRKVVGMRGISLPGSLADYVAVPAHSLVALPAHLDFVQGAALPIAATTAWNAVRSAPLRPGSVVLLLGTGGVSIFALQFAKASGATVILASSSDEKLERARQLGADHLVNYRATPARDAEVLKLTGGRGVDLVVETVGGATIARSLNATAMGGTVFTVGFLTGTAASVDLLPVIVKGLRIVGNSTGSVADLAQATRAIAAHRIVPVIDRIFGINDTSAAYTELSAGGRHFGKLAIVH, encoded by the coding sequence GTGCACGCCATCCAACTCACCGCCCATTCCCTCAGCGCTTTTCAAAGTACCGAGCTGCCCGACCCGCAGGCTGGCCATGGCGAGGTACTCGTGCGCATGCGCGCCGCCACGCTGAATTACGCCGACGTGGCCGTGGCCACCGGTGCCTTCCCCGGCGCCAGTTTCCCGATGGTTCCGGTCGCCGATGGTGCGGGCGAGATTGCGGCCCTGGGCGCAGGTGTCAGCGGCTGGGCCGTGGGCGACCGCGTGGTGCCGCACTTCATGCCCGGCTGGCAAGACGGCCCGATGGCACCGCGCAAGGTGGTCGGCATGCGCGGCATCAGCTTGCCGGGTTCGCTGGCCGACTACGTGGCCGTGCCCGCCCACAGCCTGGTCGCCCTGCCCGCGCATCTGGATTTCGTCCAGGGTGCGGCGCTACCGATCGCCGCCACCACCGCGTGGAACGCCGTGCGTTCGGCCCCGCTGCGGCCAGGCTCGGTGGTGCTGCTGCTGGGTACAGGCGGTGTCAGCATCTTTGCCCTGCAGTTCGCCAAAGCATCCGGCGCGACGGTGATCCTGGCTTCGTCCTCCGACGAAAAGCTGGAGCGCGCGCGCCAACTCGGTGCGGACCACCTGGTCAACTACCGCGCCACCCCCGCCAGGGACGCAGAAGTGCTGAAACTCACCGGCGGGCGCGGTGTCGACCTGGTGGTGGAAACCGTGGGCGGGGCCACCATTGCCCGCTCGCTCAACGCCACCGCCATGGGCGGCACGGTGTTCACCGTAGGCTTCCTTACCGGCACCGCCGCATCGGTTGATCTGCTGCCCGTCATCGTCAAGGGCCTGCGCATCGTCGGCAACAGCACCGGCTCGGTGGCCGACCTGGCCCAGGCCACCCGCGCGATTGCCGCCCACCGCATCGTGCCCGTGATCGACCGCATCTTCGGCATCAATGACACCAGCGCCGCCTATACCGAGCTCAGCGCTGGCGGACGCCACTTCGGCAAGCTGGCCATTGTGCATTGA
- a CDS encoding ROK family protein: MKTTGDQQLVKRINRSVLLRLLRAQPGLSRARLATESGLTKSTVSLLVRELLDDGWLTEAMETVNEGLGRPSTPLRIHEGKRALIGVEIAVGVLRVACVSLQGEILHADEQPLASTDPALASGQTARMVATAYAELVAVGLELVGVGVCTPGAIDHASGLVLFAPNLGWRNLDLLGHLTRALAEVGLPPVPLQLQNDADAGALGEYEFADGEGEDPLIFVSCDAGVGAGIVSNDRLFSGAQGMAGEIGHTIMQIDGPLCSCGRRGCAEAFIGLRALSGQDGKAVDLGRSGHYLGVLLQNLWTTFNPRAIVVGGQSCDHHPEFLQSALATVATYAASSGMPAPSIRMARYGPLAAVVGAAALTLHEYLRPMHPNSEARRARAGNVGG, translated from the coding sequence ATGAAAACCACCGGCGACCAGCAACTCGTCAAGCGCATCAACCGCAGCGTGCTGCTGCGTCTGCTGCGCGCCCAGCCCGGCCTGTCGCGGGCGCGGCTGGCCACCGAGAGCGGCCTGACCAAATCCACCGTCAGCCTGCTGGTGCGCGAGCTGCTGGATGACGGCTGGCTCACCGAGGCCATGGAAACCGTCAACGAAGGCCTGGGCCGCCCGTCCACGCCGCTGCGCATCCACGAGGGCAAGCGCGCGCTGATCGGGGTGGAAATCGCCGTTGGCGTGCTGCGCGTGGCCTGCGTCAGCCTGCAGGGCGAAATCCTGCATGCCGACGAGCAGCCGCTGGCCAGCACCGACCCGGCCCTGGCCAGCGGGCAAACCGCCCGCATGGTGGCCACGGCCTATGCCGAACTGGTGGCGGTGGGCCTGGAACTGGTGGGCGTGGGCGTGTGCACCCCGGGCGCCATCGACCACGCCAGCGGCCTGGTGCTGTTTGCCCCCAACCTGGGCTGGCGCAACCTGGACCTGCTCGGCCACCTGACCCGCGCCCTGGCCGAGGTCGGCCTGCCGCCGGTGCCGCTGCAGCTGCAAAACGACGCCGACGCGGGTGCCCTGGGCGAGTACGAATTTGCCGACGGCGAGGGCGAAGACCCCCTGATCTTTGTGAGCTGCGACGCGGGCGTGGGCGCGGGCATCGTCTCCAACGACCGGCTGTTCAGTGGTGCGCAAGGCATGGCCGGGGAAATCGGCCACACCATCATGCAGATCGACGGCCCGCTGTGCTCCTGCGGCCGCCGGGGCTGCGCCGAAGCCTTCATCGGCCTGCGCGCCCTCAGCGGCCAGGACGGCAAGGCGGTAGACCTGGGCCGCTCGGGCCACTACCTGGGCGTGCTGCTGCAAAACCTGTGGACCACCTTCAACCCCCGTGCCATCGTGGTCGGCGGCCAATCCTGCGACCACCACCCCGAATTCCTGCAAAGCGCCCTGGCCACCGTAGCCACCTACGCCGCCAGCTCCGGCATGCCCGCCCCCAGCATCCGCATGGCCCGCTACGGCCCCCTCGCCGCCGTGGTGGGGGCGGCGGCGCTGACGCTGCACGAGTATTTGCGGCCCATGCACCCGAATTCAGAAGCGCGCAGGGCGCGGGCGGGGAACGTGGGGGGGTGA
- a CDS encoding ATP-binding cassette domain-containing protein, whose product MADLSQPLVELRDIRKAFGGVVAVDGVSVNLYPGEVVALLGHNGAGKSTLMKMLAGAYPIDSGDTLVAGHKVHIRTPAEAQAQGIETIYQTLALADNLDSVANLFLGREKMTRWNTLDDHFMEVHARKVFARLNKNFTNIRVPVRQLSGGQRQVVAISRALFFNARILIMDEPCAALGPEETAMVGRLVQQLKSEGVGIFLITHDMPDVFGLSDRLAVMKNGKLVGTYATADVTEDEVLGMVITGKRPEGKPQTERAAH is encoded by the coding sequence ATGGCCGACCTCTCCCAACCCCTGGTCGAATTGCGCGACATCCGCAAAGCCTTTGGCGGCGTGGTCGCGGTAGACGGTGTCAGCGTCAACCTGTATCCCGGCGAAGTGGTCGCCCTGCTGGGCCACAACGGCGCGGGCAAATCCACGCTGATGAAAATGCTGGCCGGGGCCTACCCCATCGACTCTGGCGACACCCTGGTGGCCGGGCACAAAGTGCACATCCGGACCCCCGCCGAGGCCCAGGCCCAGGGCATTGAAACCATCTACCAAACCCTGGCCCTGGCCGACAACCTCGACTCGGTGGCCAACCTGTTCCTGGGCCGCGAGAAGATGACCCGCTGGAACACCCTGGACGACCATTTCATGGAGGTCCACGCCCGCAAGGTGTTTGCCCGCCTGAACAAGAACTTCACCAACATCCGCGTGCCGGTGCGGCAGCTCTCGGGCGGCCAGCGCCAGGTGGTGGCCATCTCGCGGGCGCTGTTCTTCAACGCCCGCATTTTGATCATGGACGAGCCCTGCGCCGCGCTGGGCCCTGAAGAAACCGCCATGGTCGGCCGCCTGGTGCAGCAGCTCAAGAGCGAAGGCGTGGGCATCTTCCTGATCACCCACGACATGCCCGACGTGTTTGGCTTGAGCGACCGGCTGGCGGTGATGAAAAACGGCAAGCTGGTCGGCACCTACGCCACCGCCGACGTGACCGAGGACGAGGTGCTGGGCATGGTCATCACCGGCAAACGCCCCGAAGGCAAGCCGCAAACCGAGCGCGCAGCACACTAG
- a CDS encoding sugar ABC transporter permease, giving the protein MTDSPNPWRNAAIDWRLVLMSLVLAVLALGFGLMSGGLFFSPENLYNIAQQTAVVGIVSTVMVLVIVARHIDLSVGSVMGFVGVLIAYLQYSANWSWPTACLAGLAVAMAVSIYQGWLTAVLGVPSFVVTLGGLMSFRGAAFLVADGKTQPVTNDFFLRLGGGYDGGIGATASWVVVGLLSAGMLLRAVQKRRTRQQHGVATDPLWMEALLVGVPIALLLAFASAMNHYQISSKTEPQGIPVPVLIWAVVAGGLSFLVHRTRFGRYVYAMGGNPDAAALVGIPVKKVTLQLFALLGVLITIAAIVSIARLNAGTNSLGTGMELYVIAAAVIGGTALAGGSGSIFGSVLGALIMQSLDSGMLLLDVSIGKRMVIIGQVLIVAVVFDVLYRKFTGDR; this is encoded by the coding sequence ATGACCGATTCCCCCAACCCCTGGCGCAACGCCGCCATCGACTGGCGGCTGGTGCTGATGAGCCTGGTGCTGGCCGTACTGGCACTGGGCTTTGGCCTGATGTCCGGCGGCCTGTTTTTCTCGCCGGAAAACCTCTACAACATCGCCCAGCAGACGGCGGTGGTGGGCATTGTGTCCACCGTCATGGTGCTGGTCATCGTGGCCCGGCACATCGACCTGTCGGTGGGCTCGGTGATGGGCTTTGTGGGCGTGCTCATTGCCTACCTGCAGTACAGCGCCAACTGGTCCTGGCCCACGGCCTGCCTGGCCGGGCTGGCGGTGGCCATGGCGGTATCGATCTACCAGGGCTGGCTCACGGCGGTGCTGGGCGTGCCCTCGTTTGTGGTCACCCTGGGTGGGCTGATGTCGTTTCGCGGCGCGGCCTTTCTGGTGGCCGACGGCAAGACCCAGCCGGTCACCAACGATTTCTTTCTGCGCCTGGGCGGCGGCTACGACGGCGGCATCGGCGCCACCGCCAGCTGGGTGGTGGTGGGCCTGCTCAGCGCCGGGATGCTGCTGCGCGCCGTGCAAAAGCGCCGCACCCGCCAGCAGCACGGCGTGGCCACCGACCCGCTGTGGATGGAGGCGCTGCTGGTCGGCGTGCCCATCGCGCTGCTGCTGGCCTTTGCCAGCGCCATGAACCACTACCAGATATCCAGCAAGACCGAGCCCCAAGGCATCCCGGTGCCGGTGCTGATCTGGGCGGTGGTGGCGGGCGGCTTGTCGTTTCTGGTGCACCGCACCCGCTTTGGCCGCTACGTGTACGCCATGGGCGGCAACCCTGACGCGGCGGCGCTGGTGGGCATTCCGGTCAAGAAGGTGACCTTGCAATTGTTCGCGCTGCTGGGCGTGCTGATCACGATTGCCGCGATTGTTTCCATCGCGCGGCTGAATGCCGGCACCAATTCGCTGGGCACCGGCATGGAGCTGTACGTGATTGCCGCTGCCGTGATTGGCGGCACCGCGCTGGCCGGGGGCAGCGGGTCGATCTTCGGCTCGGTGCTGGGCGCGCTAATCATGCAGTCACTGGACAGCGGCATGCTGCTGCTGGACGTGTCCATCGGCAAGCGCATGGTCATCATCGGCCAGGTGCTGATCGTGGCCGTCGTCTTCGATGTGCTGTACCGCAAATTCACGGGAGACCGCTAA
- the xylF gene encoding D-xylose ABC transporter substrate-binding protein, translated as MKNTFKTTLSVLALAALGTVSTATLAQMTVGVSWSNFQEERWKTDEGAIKAQLEKLGAKYISADAGGSPEKQLGDIEGLMTKGAKVLIVLAMDKDAILPAVNKATKQKVPVIAYDRLIEAPGVFYITFDNKEVGRMQARAVFKAQPKGNYVMIKGSPTDPNADFLREGQQEVIAAAVKSGAIKIVGEEYTDGWKPEVAQKNMEQILTKVGGKVDAVIASNDGTAGGVVAALTSKGIKGIPVSGQDGDFAALNRVALGSQTVSVWKDARALGSEAASAAVALGNGKKVPGAVSWSGGEKKIALESHFLAPVAITRDNLDVVVKAGWIKKDELCKGVDAAAAPAACK; from the coding sequence ATGAAAAACACATTCAAGACAACCCTGTCCGTCCTGGCACTGGCCGCCCTCGGGACCGTCAGCACCGCCACGCTGGCGCAAATGACGGTGGGGGTGAGCTGGTCCAACTTCCAGGAGGAACGCTGGAAAACCGACGAAGGTGCCATCAAGGCGCAGCTGGAGAAGCTGGGTGCCAAGTACATCAGCGCCGATGCCGGTGGCTCGCCCGAGAAGCAGCTGGGTGACATCGAAGGCCTGATGACCAAGGGCGCAAAAGTGCTGATCGTGCTGGCCATGGACAAGGATGCCATCCTGCCCGCCGTCAACAAGGCCACCAAGCAAAAGGTGCCCGTCATTGCCTACGACCGCCTGATCGAAGCGCCCGGAGTGTTCTACATCACCTTTGACAACAAGGAAGTGGGCCGCATGCAGGCCCGCGCCGTGTTCAAGGCCCAGCCCAAGGGCAACTACGTGATGATCAAGGGCTCGCCCACCGACCCCAACGCCGACTTCCTGCGCGAAGGCCAGCAAGAGGTGATCGCCGCTGCCGTCAAGTCCGGTGCCATCAAGATCGTGGGCGAGGAATACACCGACGGTTGGAAGCCCGAAGTGGCGCAAAAGAACATGGAGCAGATCCTCACCAAGGTGGGCGGCAAGGTGGATGCGGTGATCGCCTCCAACGACGGCACCGCCGGTGGCGTGGTGGCGGCACTCACCAGCAAGGGCATCAAGGGCATTCCGGTGTCCGGCCAGGACGGCGACTTTGCCGCACTGAACCGCGTGGCCCTGGGCTCGCAAACTGTCTCGGTGTGGAAAGATGCCCGCGCCCTGGGCAGCGAAGCCGCCAGCGCCGCCGTGGCTCTGGGCAATGGCAAAAAGGTGCCCGGTGCCGTGAGCTGGAGCGGTGGCGAGAAGAAGATTGCGCTGGAGTCGCACTTCCTGGCCCCCGTGGCCATCACCCGTGACAACCTCGACGTGGTGGTGAAGGCGGGCTGGATCAAGAAGGACGAGCTCTGCAAGGGTGTGGACGCTGCGGCGGCACCGGCGGCCTGCAAGTAA
- a CDS encoding YoaK family protein gives MRRLRHLTSQHRIAATNRLLGGLLAFNAGAINAGGFLVVGMYTSHMTGFASMLSDNLVLGNIKLVLGALGALLAFTAGAGTTAVLVNWARQHHLRSQYALPLLCEALLLLVFGLIGGTLNRQTPFAVPLTLLVLAFTMGLQNAVVSKLSASQIRTTHMTGVITDLGIELGKLFYMNREGSPLASRVRANRTKLRLYATLLSAFVVGGLVGATGFKYVGFIWVVPLALLLLGLSLPPLVADLVRPRRPVRVG, from the coding sequence ATGCGCCGCCTTCGCCACCTGACCAGCCAGCACCGCATTGCGGCCACCAACCGGCTGCTGGGCGGCCTGCTGGCGTTCAATGCGGGGGCCATCAACGCAGGCGGCTTTCTGGTGGTGGGCATGTACACCTCGCACATGACCGGCTTTGCCTCCATGCTGTCCGACAACCTGGTGCTGGGCAACATCAAGCTCGTGCTGGGCGCGCTGGGCGCCTTGCTGGCCTTCACCGCGGGCGCGGGAACCACGGCCGTGCTGGTGAACTGGGCGCGGCAGCACCATCTGCGCAGCCAATACGCGCTGCCCTTGCTGTGCGAGGCCTTGCTGCTGCTGGTGTTTGGCCTGATCGGTGGCACGCTGAACCGCCAGACCCCGTTTGCCGTGCCGCTCACGTTGCTGGTGCTGGCCTTCACCATGGGGCTGCAAAACGCCGTGGTGTCCAAGCTTTCGGCCTCGCAGATCCGCACCACCCACATGACCGGCGTGATCACCGACCTTGGCATCGAGCTGGGCAAGCTGTTCTACATGAACCGCGAGGGCAGCCCGCTGGCATCCCGCGTGCGGGCCAATCGCACCAAGCTGCGCCTGTACGCCACCTTGCTGTCGGCCTTTGTGGTGGGCGGGCTGGTGGGGGCTACCGGCTTCAAATACGTCGGCTTTATCTGGGTGGTGCCGCTGGCGCTGCTGCTGCTGGGCCTGTCGTTGCCGCCGCTGGTGGCCGACCTGGTGCGGCCCCGGCGGCCCGTCCGCGTGGGCTAG
- a CDS encoding efflux RND transporter periplasmic adaptor subunit has protein sequence MSVRPQDPSMLALSLQATVLSHARLREAATAFASEIASARGCTRVSVGFLVNGCITLVAVSHGSDEGLGGKAFANLAAAMDEAVAQGASVRWPADGAPAIRLAHSRLATGAVGGVATVPIVYIGEAIGAVTCEWSTCPPGLALLVQELENLVSLAGPVLYLMHQREAPLGRRVAHALRRSGRRLRSAEGARLRIAVALALLAAVALLAWPAAYRVGGRAHIEGEQQRSLVAPADGFLKAAHVRPGDHVKAGQVLVEMADQDLALQRRKWTSDLGQQENAYASAVARADRAAMVIALARADEARTHLELVDAELARSRILAPFDGIVVDGDLSQSLGAPVERGKPLMVMAPLERYRVVVQVDERDIADVKTGQQGSLALSALPWDALPIRVTRITPVAHAVDGRNVFDVETDITADATRIRPGLEGVAKITVGQAPLAWVGSHRLVEWVRLAVWGWLP, from the coding sequence ATGAGCGTTCGCCCCCAAGACCCCTCCATGCTGGCGCTGTCGCTGCAGGCCACCGTGCTTTCGCATGCGCGCCTGCGGGAAGCGGCCACCGCGTTTGCCAGTGAAATCGCCAGCGCCCGAGGCTGTACGCGGGTCAGCGTGGGGTTTCTGGTCAACGGTTGCATCACCCTGGTGGCGGTGTCACACGGCAGCGACGAAGGCCTGGGCGGCAAGGCTTTCGCCAACCTGGCCGCCGCCATGGACGAGGCGGTGGCGCAAGGGGCCAGCGTGCGCTGGCCCGCCGACGGGGCCCCGGCCATCCGGCTGGCGCACAGCCGCCTGGCCACCGGCGCGGTCGGCGGCGTGGCCACCGTGCCCATCGTCTACATCGGCGAGGCTATTGGCGCGGTGACCTGCGAGTGGTCGACCTGCCCACCGGGCCTGGCGCTGCTGGTGCAGGAACTGGAAAACCTGGTGAGCCTGGCCGGGCCGGTGCTGTACCTGATGCACCAGCGCGAGGCTCCGTTGGGCAGGCGCGTGGCCCACGCACTGCGCCGCAGCGGCCGCAGGCTGCGCTCGGCCGAGGGGGCGCGCCTGCGCATCGCCGTGGCGCTGGCGCTGCTGGCGGCGGTAGCCTTGTTGGCCTGGCCCGCGGCGTACCGTGTGGGCGGCCGCGCGCATATCGAAGGCGAGCAGCAACGCTCGCTGGTGGCGCCCGCAGATGGTTTTCTCAAGGCGGCCCATGTCCGTCCCGGCGACCATGTCAAGGCCGGGCAGGTGCTGGTGGAAATGGCCGACCAGGACCTGGCGCTGCAGCGGCGCAAATGGACCAGCGACCTGGGCCAGCAGGAAAACGCCTACGCCAGCGCCGTGGCCCGCGCCGACCGCGCGGCCATGGTGATCGCCCTGGCCCGCGCCGATGAAGCCCGCACGCACCTGGAGCTGGTCGATGCCGAGCTGGCCCGTTCGCGCATCCTGGCGCCGTTTGACGGCATCGTGGTCGACGGTGACCTGAGCCAGTCGCTGGGCGCGCCGGTAGAGCGCGGCAAGCCGCTGATGGTGATGGCCCCGCTGGAGCGCTACCGTGTGGTGGTGCAGGTCGACGAACGCGACATTGCCGACGTAAAGACCGGCCAGCAGGGCTCGTTGGCGCTGTCCGCCCTGCCCTGGGATGCACTGCCGATCCGCGTGACACGCATCACGCCGGTGGCGCATGCGGTAGACGGGCGCAATGTGTTCGATGTGGAAACCGACATTACCGCCGACGCCACCCGCATCCGGCCGGGGCTGGAGGGCGTGGCCAAGATCACCGTGGGCCAGGCGCCGCTGGCCTGGGTGGGCTCGCACCGCCTGGTGGAATGGGTCCGGCTGGCTGTTTGGGGCTGGCTGCCTTAG